ATGGTAACGTCCAGGGCAGTGGTCGGTTCATCGGCAATCAATAACTTAGGACGACAGGCAATCGCCATGGCGATCATCACACGCTGGCTCATACCGCCGGAAAGCTGGTGCGGGTAAACGTCCAGGCGCGAGGCCGCATCCGGAATACCCACCAGGTTCAGCAGGTCGATTGCGCGCTGACGACGGGTGCTTTTGTTCCCGCCCTGGTGCACTTTGATGGCTTCCATGATCTGGAAACCGACCGTGTAGCATGGGTTGAGGCTGGTCATCGGGTCCTGGAAGATCATCGCGACTTCCGCGCCCACCAGGTTACGGCGCTCTTTCTCAGAAATCTTCTGAAGATCCTGGCCGTTAAATTCCAGTTTGTCCGCCATTACGCGGCCCGGGTAATCGATCAGCCCCATAATCGCCAGCGAGCTGACTGATTTACCGGAGCCGGATTCCCCGACAATACCGACAACTTCGCCTTGATTTACGCTATAACTCACGCGGTCTACGGCACGGAACGGTGTCTTTTCGTCGCCGAAATGCACCGATAATTTATCTACATTCAATAACGCCATTACGTAGCCCTTTACTGCTTGAGTTTAGGATCGAGCGCGTCACGCAGCCCGTCACCCATCAGGTTAAATGCCAGCACCGTCAGCAGGATTGCGACACCAGGGAAGGTGACGACCCACCAGGCGCTTTGCGCGAACTGCAACACGTCAGAGAGCATGGTGCCCCACTCTGGTGTTGGCGGTTGCGCACCCATGCCAAGGAAGCCGAGGGCGGCCATATCGAGAATGGCGTTAGAGAAGCCAAGAGAGGCCTGGACGATAAGCGGTGCCAGGCAGTTTGGTAAAATGTTGATGAACATCTGGCGCATCGAGCCCGCCCCCGCAACGCGCGAGGCGGTCACATAGTCGCGGTGTACTTCCACCAGCACCGCACCGCGCGTGAGTCGCACATAGTGCGGCAACGCAACGAAGGTTAGTGCCAGAGAGGCGTTCACGATAGACGGGCCAAAGATTGCCACCAGTACCAACGCCAACAGCAGGCTTGGCAGCGCCAGCATGATGTCAACCACACGCATGATGATGTTGTCGATAAGGCCGCCGAAGTAGCCTGCAATCAGGCCAAGTACCACGCCCATAATCAGCGACAGCACAACAACGAGGCAACCCACCAGCAGCGACAGGCGAGCGCCGTACATCAGGCGAGCCATGATGTCGCGACCTACGTCGTCAGTCCCGAGCAGGAACTGCCAGCTACCGCCTTCCTGCCAGACCGGTGGATGCAGCAAAGCATCGCGGAACTGCTCGGCAGGGCCATGCGGGGCAAGAACGTTGGCGAAGATGGCGATCAAAATCATCACGGTGACATACACCAGACCGACGACGGCACCTTTGTTACGTTTAAAGTAGTGCCAGAATTCCTGGAACGGCGTCATAGGAACAGGTGCCGCGACCACTTTATTTTCAGTCTCTTTATTTGCAGATAATTGCGTCATGATGGCCCCTTATTTCTTGTGGCGGATACGCGGGTTCACCACGCCGTACAGCAAGTCGACGATCAGGTTAACGAGGATAATCATCGTCGCTACCAACAATACGCCGCCCTGTACTACCGGGTAGTCACGACGTTGCAATGCATCAATCAGCCAGCGGCCAAGGCCCGGCCAGGAGAAGATGGTTTCGGTCAGAATCGCCCCTGCAAGCAAAGTACCAACCTGTAAGCCGATAACCGTTACAACCGGCAGCATGGCGTTGCGCAGAGCGTGCACCACGATAACGCGCATGCGGGTCAGGCCCTTAGCACGAGCGGTACGGATATAATCTTCGCCGAGCACTTCAAGCATGGATGAACGGGTCATACGCACGATAACCGCCAGCGGAATGGTGCCGAGCACCACGGCTGGCAGCACCATATGTGCCAGGGCGTCGATAAAGTCGCCCGGTTCGCCCCATATAGCGGTGTCTATCAGCATAAATCCGGTGAGGGGCAAGGTGTCGTCGAGGAAGACCGTATCACTGACGCGCCCCGATACTGGGGTGAGGTTCCAGTAGACGGAAACCAGCATGATTAACATCATACCCCACCAGAAAATAGGCATGGAATAGCCCGTCAGCGCGAGGCCCACAGCGGTGTGGTCAAACACGGAGCCGCGTTTAACCGCAGCCAAAACGCCAACCGGAATGCCCACGGCAACGGCGAAAATCATGGCGCAGATGCCAAGTTCCATGGTCGCTTTAAAGCGCGGTACGAACTCGTCCCACACGGGGAGACGGCTTTTTAACGAAATGCCCAGATCGCCATGCATCACGCCCCAAATATAATGGACATATTGCTGCCACATCGGCTTGTCGAGGCCGAGTTCGGCCAACAACTGAGCATGACGTTCAGGAGAGATACCACGCTCACCGGCCATAATCATCACCGGGTCACCGGGGATCATATGCACGAAAGCGAAGGTAAGAAGGGTGATACCGATAAACGTGGGGATGACAAGTCCCAGACGTCGGAGGATGAACTGCAACATAACCCGGATTCTCTGTAATGACGGATAGCCTGGTGACTGCCCGTCTTTATTGCTCACAAATCTTTCCCTCGACTGGAGGGAATAAGTAATTCACCCGAAGCGAAAAACGGCTAAAACGTAGGGCGGGTAAGCTGCGCGCCACCCGCCAAACCCACATAAGTGGTGGATGGCGCTATCGCTTATCCACCCTACGGTTCAGCTAGCTTCGGGCTGGGTCCGTTTTATTATTCGACTGACACGTTCTCAAAGTGGTGTTTGCCCAATGGATCAACCACGTAGCCTTTCACTTCTTTGCGAACTGGCTCATATACGGTGGAGTGAGCAACGATCAGCGCCGGAGCCTGGTCATGCATCACTACCTGAGCTTGTTTGTACAGTTCGATACGTTTGTTGTGATCTTCTTCAGCACGTGCAGGCTGAATCAGGTCTTCAAACGGTTTGTAGCACCAGCGAGAGTAGTTAGAACCGTCTTTCGCTGCCGCACAGCTAAACAGGGTCGCGAAGAAGTTGTCCGGATCCCCATTGTCGCCGGTCCAGCCCATCATGACAGCCTGGTGCTCACCTGCTTTAGCGCGTTTCAGGTACTCGCCCCACTCGTAGGTCACGATTTTGGCGGTGACACCGATTTTCGCCCAGTCAGCCTGAATCATCTCAGCCATACGGCGAGCGTTCGGGTTGTACGGACGTTGTACCGGCATTGCCCACAGATCAACGGTGAAGCCGTCCGCGTGGCCTGATTCTTTCAGCAACGCTTTCGCTTTTTCAGGATCGTAGGTGTAATCCTTCACGTCATCGTTGTAGCCCCACATGGTAGGTGGGATCAGGTTTTTAGCCGCAGTGCCTGCGCCCTGATAAACCGCTTTGATGATCGCTTCTTTGTTCACCGCGTAAGTCAGCGCCTGACGCACTTTCACGTCATCAAACGGTTTCTTCTCGGTGTTGAAGGAGAGGTAACCCACGTTCAGGCCAGCCTGTTCCATCAGGTTGATGCTCTTATCTTCTTTCATACGAGCGATGTCAGCCGGGTTTGGATACGGCATGACCTGGCACTCGTTTTTCTGAAGTTTTGCGTAACGCACGGAAGCGTCAGGCGTGATAGAGAAGACCAGACGGTCGATCTGCGGCTTGGTGCCCCAGTAGCCTGGGAACGCTTTGTACAGAATGCGGGAGTCTTTCTGGTATTGCAGCAGTTGGAACGGACCGGTACCGATTGGGTTCAGGTCGGTTTTTTCCGGCGTGCCGGCTTTCATCATGTTGTCCGCATATTCTTTGGAAAGAATAGAAGCGAAGTCCATCGCCAGATCGGCCAGGAACGGCGCTTCTGGACGTGCCAGTACGAACTGGACGGTTTTATCGTCCACTTTCTTAATTTCGGTGATCAGGTCAGGCAAGCCCATGCCTTCGAAGTATTCGTAGCTGCCGCCAGAAACTTTATGGTACGGGTTGTTGGCATTTTTCTGGCGATCGAAAGAGAACACCACGTCGTCAGCGTTCAGATCACGCGTTGGCTTGAAATCTTTATTGTCCTGCCACTTCACGCCCTGGCGAAGGTGGAAGGTATAAGTTTTACCGTCTTCGCTGACTTCCCATTTCTCAGCAAGGCCAGGAATGATTTCAGTGGTGCCGGTTTTGAACTCGACGAGGCGGTTATAGATTGGCACTGAGCTGGCATCGTAAGTGGTACCAGAGGTGAACAACTGAGGGTTAAAACCTTCAGGGGAACCTTCTGAACAGTACACCAGGGTTTTTGCCTGAACGCTAGCTGCTACGGTCAAAGCTACCAGGCTCAGACCAAATTTCAGCATCCCTGACTTCTTCAAGGAAAGACTCATTCTTCTGCTCCGTTGTGAGATGTGTTGTTTTTTCCGTTAGACCTTTGTTATTTGTGTGCGGTCCGTTCGGTATGCCCGGAGGCGATGGTGAGGCCAGGGATTCCTTTCTTCAGGCTAGCTGTGTGGTAGTGCGGACTGTCCATAATTTGCCCCTCACGCCCTACAATCTGTCAACAGATGACTTAAACGTCAATATAGGTAACGGGGATTTACAACCGAGGTGAGAAACAGCGAACAAAGTTAAAAAAAAGCCAGTGGGTCTATTTCCAGCAGGGAAATTTATGCTAGCGCCATCTACCCAGGATAATCCACTGATTAAAAGACGACCTGGAGTGGTAATCAGTTGTACCAATTCTGTAAAATTTCTTGCCAAATGCTGATTATCTGAACGATAAATTTTGTGATCTGTGTCTCCTACAGCGGATCGTGCTGGTATGAAACATAAGCAATGGCGCAATAATCCACGATTTTTCATAACAAAATACGATGGGAAATGTCACAAAATCCCCCTCCCGAGGTTGATACAGCGTAAACAGAATCGTAAATCCATTTTTGGTCATTTAAGGAGCTGAAAATCGTGGTTCTTGCAACGGACGTTTTACGTTGAACAAATACTAAGAATTAGCAGGGTATATATTAATAATTGATATAATCAGTAAATCCTTTTTAGGACAATAAGTAATAACCCTTGACCAACCAACATCATTATTAATACCGTTGATTCTTTCTGCCAGGAATTAATATGTATTCATACACGGAATGTATTAATAAGAAAATTACCACCACAATTATGGGTAGTCTATTCTCCGTCTTATTTCTTTCAGGGTGTGAGGATACACAGCAGGATGCTCCTCCTGTCAGCCCGCCTCCCGCACAAGTGCACACCAAAAACACGCAATGCTACATCTCACCCAAAATCCCGGTCAATATTCAGTATGGTTCTTATCCATACTGGGGTGAAAACCTGGCCGAGGATAATATTAAAAATTACCCGAGCAAACTTTCTGAGATAGAAAAAAGCCAAAACAAAACATTAGTCTATTATTCTCTCGCGGTTATTATTCAGACCGATAAAGTGACACAAATGGTGAGCAAAGAAACGTTTGCCCCGCAAGAAGCACAGATAGAGGTGGACGCACTCAACTTGCTGATTGTACAGGCGCAAGAGTGCTATAAAGCGGCACCGCTAGTAAACAATGAGAACCTCATTCGTTACAGCTTCCTGATAGATTCTGCGGAACAATACAGCAGGATTGTAGAAGAGCGTATTCAACGCCTGCGAGATAACGTCTCTTACACCGAGGGTGAGAAAGCTCAAATTGGCGGGGTGACAGAGTGGATGGTCAAGGGCTCGCCGGGAAAAGTTATCCGCGCCTACAACAACGTTGTCCGTGATTTTAATGGGCTGAATTAGTTTTTAGCGTCTGAAGAGTGATGAATGGGTTTATAGGGTTTGCGATGTTGTCGGGTGTCGCTGCGCTAACCCGACCTACGAAATCATCCAACAATGAGGTTTGTCATTCGGCTCAAACCTCCTTCGGAGGTTCTCATCCTCTTTAAACTACAGACGTAAAAAAACCCAACCTTGCGGTTGGGTTTTCTTGAATTTGGTCGGCGAGAGAGGATTATTCCCCTACGGGCCGTTGCTAAAGCAACGTTGTCTCGCTGCGCTCGGCTCAAACCTCCTTCGGAGGTTCTCATCCTCTTTAAACTACAGACGTAAAAAAACCCAACCTTGCGGTTGGGTTTTCTTGAATTTGGTCGGCGAGAGAGGATTCGAACCTCCGACCCACTGGTCCCAAACCAGTTGCGCTACCAAGCTGCGCTACTCGCCGAATGCGGAGCGCATCTTACTGCGCACCGCTATAACCGTCAATCCCTGATAATAAAAATCACGTCCGTTTGATTCAAATTCACGCACATGTATCCAAAAAGTTACTGAACAGCCTTTTCTGGCACATGGCACCAGTTGTTATTCTGGTTAATACCGCCGTCTGGCGAGGTATAACCCAGGCAACCCATAATGGTGTCATACAGCTCTACATGGCGGTGCGGCACCTTCATTTTGGCTTGTTCCTGCATATGCTCAAATTCACGCGCCCGGTCAGGGTTTTCCAGGTATTTATCAGATGCCCAGACAATCAGCGGCACGCGGAACTGTTCCGGTGGAGCCATTTTACGTGGCGTTCCATGCAGGTGTTTCTTTTCGTCGATAGATTCACCGTGGTCTGAAGCGTAGAAGATAATCGCACGCTTATCACGCAGTTGATCAATCACGCTTTCCAGAACGGTATCGGTGTACAGCACCGAGTTATCAAAGGCATTAATCAGTTGCTCTTTGCTGCACTCTTTATCAATGCTGACGCACTCTGGCGTCCATTTCGCGAAGCTACGCGGGTAGCGTTGAACGTACGAGAAGTGCGAGCCTTTGGTGTGCAACACAATCAAATGCTTGCCTTTAGGGTGCGTATCAACAGAGCGCTTCATCTCTTCAACCAGCAGCATATCGTCAACTTGCTTACCGCGGTTACGCGGCTCAGCAGCGATTTGCTCACGGTAAGAGAAGTTATCCGCCATGGTGTTGCCGTAGAACCACACTTCACTTTGCATCGCAAACAGGTTGGAGCTAAAGCCAAGCTGCTTGAGGACGGCAAAGACGTTCTGCTCTTTCAGGGTACGCTGCGGGTTTTCTTCCGCACCGCCTTCACGCACAAACATACAGCGCAGCGAGAGCTTAGTCGCGGTATCACAGGATTCACCGCGGAACGCGACGAGGTTTTTCTCTTTCGCGAGTTTTGGCGTGGTATCACGGCCATAACCCAAAATACCCATATGATCCCAACGCGTGGTTTCGCCAATCACGAACACCACATAAGTATCATCCAGCTCTTTTGGTGCGACATAAGTGAATTTTTTCGCCGGGTTCATCAGCGAGCTGTTATCCGTTGATTCATCCGCCTGCGCCCAGGCAAAAAGCCCCAGGGCTGAAACCCAGTTGGATGGCAGATAAGAGTTAGCCACCACGCCGCCATAGCTTGGCATATCAACGGTTGAGCGTTTTTCTGTCGTATTTTGTTGTTTATCCAGTAAACGCAATGGCGCCCAAACCATCAGCCCTGCCAGCAGCACGATAGCCACATTCTTGATGCGTTGGCCCGGCGTTTTCAGTTGATCGAGCAGGGTATCGCGAGCGTGACTTCCCCAGATAAGCAGCAGCGGGAGGGCGCTCACCAGCACCATCCACATCACAAATTGGTAGCCAACAATTTCTTTAGAAAGGTCGATATCCG
This genomic window from Buttiauxella gaviniae contains:
- the eptB gene encoding kdo(2)-lipid A phosphoethanolamine 7''-transferase — its product is MNYVKSMTQQKLSFLLAVYIGLFLNLSVFYHRFEGFIQDFSGLKAFSMVAEVVACVLVTFFLFRVLSLFGRKVWRVLATFVVLCSVGASYYMTLLNVVIGYGIIASVMTTDIDLSKEIVGYQFVMWMVLVSALPLLLIWGSHARDTLLDQLKTPGQRIKNVAIVLLAGLMVWAPLRLLDKQQNTTEKRSTVDMPSYGGVVANSYLPSNWVSALGLFAWAQADESTDNSSLMNPAKKFTYVAPKELDDTYVVFVIGETTRWDHMGILGYGRDTTPKLAKEKNLVAFRGESCDTATKLSLRCMFVREGGAEENPQRTLKEQNVFAVLKQLGFSSNLFAMQSEVWFYGNTMADNFSYREQIAAEPRNRGKQVDDMLLVEEMKRSVDTHPKGKHLIVLHTKGSHFSYVQRYPRSFAKWTPECVSIDKECSKEQLINAFDNSVLYTDTVLESVIDQLRDKRAIIFYASDHGESIDEKKHLHGTPRKMAPPEQFRVPLIVWASDKYLENPDRAREFEHMQEQAKMKVPHRHVELYDTIMGCLGYTSPDGGINQNNNWCHVPEKAVQ
- the dppC gene encoding dipeptide ABC transporter permease DppC — its product is MTQLSANKETENKVVAAPVPMTPFQEFWHYFKRNKGAVVGLVYVTVMILIAIFANVLAPHGPAEQFRDALLHPPVWQEGGSWQFLLGTDDVGRDIMARLMYGARLSLLVGCLVVVLSLIMGVVLGLIAGYFGGLIDNIIMRVVDIMLALPSLLLALVLVAIFGPSIVNASLALTFVALPHYVRLTRGAVLVEVHRDYVTASRVAGAGSMRQMFINILPNCLAPLIVQASLGFSNAILDMAALGFLGMGAQPPTPEWGTMLSDVLQFAQSAWWVVTFPGVAILLTVLAFNLMGDGLRDALDPKLKQ
- the dppD gene encoding dipeptide ABC transporter ATP-binding protein, with product MALLNVDKLSVHFGDEKTPFRAVDRVSYSVNQGEVVGIVGESGSGKSVSSLAIMGLIDYPGRVMADKLEFNGQDLQKISEKERRNLVGAEVAMIFQDPMTSLNPCYTVGFQIMEAIKVHQGGNKSTRRQRAIDLLNLVGIPDAASRLDVYPHQLSGGMSQRVMIAMAIACRPKLLIADEPTTALDVTIQAQIIELLLELQQKENMALILITHDLALVAEAAHKIIVMYAGQVVETGASHDIFRAPRHPYTQALLRALPEFAQDKARLASLPGVVPGKYDRPNGCLLNPRCPYATDKCRSVEPELNLVDNGRQSKCHYPLDDAGRPTL
- a CDS encoding DUF3829 domain-containing protein; the encoded protein is MYSYTECINKKITTTIMGSLFSVLFLSGCEDTQQDAPPVSPPPAQVHTKNTQCYISPKIPVNIQYGSYPYWGENLAEDNIKNYPSKLSEIEKSQNKTLVYYSLAVIIQTDKVTQMVSKETFAPQEAQIEVDALNLLIVQAQECYKAAPLVNNENLIRYSFLIDSAEQYSRIVEERIQRLRDNVSYTEGEKAQIGGVTEWMVKGSPGKVIRAYNNVVRDFNGLN
- the dppB gene encoding dipeptide ABC transporter permease DppB, with the protein product MLQFILRRLGLVIPTFIGITLLTFAFVHMIPGDPVMIMAGERGISPERHAQLLAELGLDKPMWQQYVHYIWGVMHGDLGISLKSRLPVWDEFVPRFKATMELGICAMIFAVAVGIPVGVLAAVKRGSVFDHTAVGLALTGYSMPIFWWGMMLIMLVSVYWNLTPVSGRVSDTVFLDDTLPLTGFMLIDTAIWGEPGDFIDALAHMVLPAVVLGTIPLAVIVRMTRSSMLEVLGEDYIRTARAKGLTRMRVIVVHALRNAMLPVVTVIGLQVGTLLAGAILTETIFSWPGLGRWLIDALQRRDYPVVQGGVLLVATMIILVNLIVDLLYGVVNPRIRHKK
- the dppA gene encoding dipeptide ABC transporter periplasmic-binding protein DppA, with product MSLSLKKSGMLKFGLSLVALTVAASVQAKTLVYCSEGSPEGFNPQLFTSGTTYDASSVPIYNRLVEFKTGTTEIIPGLAEKWEVSEDGKTYTFHLRQGVKWQDNKDFKPTRDLNADDVVFSFDRQKNANNPYHKVSGGSYEYFEGMGLPDLITEIKKVDDKTVQFVLARPEAPFLADLAMDFASILSKEYADNMMKAGTPEKTDLNPIGTGPFQLLQYQKDSRILYKAFPGYWGTKPQIDRLVFSITPDASVRYAKLQKNECQVMPYPNPADIARMKEDKSINLMEQAGLNVGYLSFNTEKKPFDDVKVRQALTYAVNKEAIIKAVYQGAGTAAKNLIPPTMWGYNDDVKDYTYDPEKAKALLKESGHADGFTVDLWAMPVQRPYNPNARRMAEMIQADWAKIGVTAKIVTYEWGEYLKRAKAGEHQAVMMGWTGDNGDPDNFFATLFSCAAAKDGSNYSRWCYKPFEDLIQPARAEEDHNKRIELYKQAQVVMHDQAPALIVAHSTVYEPVRKEVKGYVVDPLGKHHFENVSVE